A single genomic interval of Paracoccus contaminans harbors:
- a CDS encoding CopM family metallochaperone: protein MRKFELAAVVAALLAAPAAFAQESGTGGQAGHMAGQGGPMPDLSILPQGCQDAIQQSGMPGMMQGMDMSAMMGGMEGMDEAQQASMQAMMEMNGPMMATHTIEDPDLAFHCGMIAHHAGAIAMAEVELKYGDDEESKAMAQKIIDAQGPEIEEMTAWVEENAGQQ, encoded by the coding sequence ATGCGCAAGTTTGAACTCGCCGCCGTCGTTGCTGCCCTTCTCGCCGCGCCCGCGGCTTTCGCTCAGGAGAGCGGGACAGGCGGGCAGGCTGGCCACATGGCGGGACAGGGAGGTCCCATGCCCGACCTGTCGATCCTGCCGCAGGGCTGCCAGGACGCCATCCAGCAGTCCGGGATGCCGGGGATGATGCAGGGCATGGACATGTCCGCCATGATGGGAGGCATGGAGGGCATGGATGAGGCCCAGCAAGCCTCCATGCAGGCCATGATGGAGATGAACGGTCCGATGATGGCCACCCACACCATCGAGGATCCCGACCTCGCCTTCCACTGCGGGATGATCGCGCATCATGCGGGCGCCATCGCCATGGCAGAAGTCGAGCTGAAGTATGGCGACGATGAGGAGTCGAAAGCGATGGCTCAGAAGATCATCGACGCCCAAGGCCCGGAAATCGAGGAGATGACCGCCTGGGTCGAGGAGAACGCGGGCCAGCAGTAA